The Stutzerimonas stutzeri genome segment GAGGCTGACGTGATCCACCTGCATTGGATCAACGGCGGCTTCGTCGATATCAAGCACCTGGCCAAGCTGCGCAAGCCAGTGGTCTGGACCATGCGGGACATGTGGCCGATGACTGGCGGCTGCCACTACGCCATGGGCTGCGAAAGATTCACCACCGGCTGCGGCAGCTGCGAGCAGCTCGGCAGCACATCCGACCGGGACCTGTCGCGGTTCGTGCTCAACCGCAAGCGCAAGTACTTGCCCAAGTCGATGAAGATGATCGGCATCAGCGACTGGGTCTCCGAACAGGCCCGGCAGAGCGAGCTGTTTCGCGACTTCGACGTGCGCACCATTCACAACAATGTCGACGCCAGCGAGTTCTTCCCGCTGGACAAGACGCTGGCACGCCAGCTGCTCGGCTTGAACACCGAGAAGCAGATCATCCTCACCGGCTGCACCAGCGCCAAGGACACCTACAAGGGCTTCGGCAAGTACCTCGAGATGCTCGAGCACCTCGATCCGGCCAAGTACCACTTGTGCTTCTTCGGCAAGCTGGACCAGTCCATCGCCGATGGGCTGGGTTTCGATTACACCTCGTTCGGCTATCTGCACGACAGCATCTCGCTGCGCCTGCTGTATTCGGCGGCGGACGTGTTCATCGCGCCGAGCCTGATGGAAGCCTTCGGCAAGACCCTGGCCGAGGCCATGGGCTGCGGCACCCCTGTAGTGTGCTTCGATGCGACGGGGCCGAAAGACATCGTCACCCACCTGCACGATGGCTACAAGGCCGCACCGTTTGAAGCCCGGGGCCTCGCAGAGGGGGTCGAGTGGATCACCGGCGAGGCCGACTATCCGACGCTCGCGCGCAACGCGCGGGACAAAATAACCAGCACCTTCGACAGCCCGGTCATCGCTCGCCAATACCAGGCGCTGTACGAGGAAATGCTCGCATGAGCCGTCCATACGTCCGCCACGGGCGGGACGGTCATGCTTCGTTAACGTCCACTGCCAACAATCGACCGAACCGACCCAAGGGTGTCCGGCATCTGATAGCGCCAGTCCCCGCCAGTCGTCTCGCCTCATCACCTCTTGTCATCTGGAACCTACAGGTACTCTGAAATGGAAAAGAAACGCGCGCTGATCACCGGGATTACTGGCCAGGACGGTTCCTACCTCGCTGAGTTTCTGCTGGAAAAGGGCTATGAGGTCCATGGCATCAAACGCCGCGCCTCGTTGTTCAATACGCAGCGGGTCGATCACCTCTATCAGGACCATCATGTCGAGAATCAGAACTTCGTTCTGCATTACGGCGACCTGACCGACTCGTCCAACCTGACCCGCATCATCCAGGAAGTGCAGCCCGATGAGGTGTACAACCTCGGCGCGCAGTCCCATGTCGCGGTGAGCTTCGAGTCGCCCGAGTACACTGCCGATGTCGACGGCATGGGCACGCTGCGTATTCTGGAGGCCATCCGCCTGCTGGGCCTGGAGAAAAAGACCCGCTTCTATCAGGCGTCGACCTCCGAGCTGTATGGCTTGGTCCAGGAGATTCCGCAGAAGGAGACCACGCCTTTCTACCCGCGCTCGCCCTACGCGGTAGCCAAGCTTTACGCCTACTGGATCACCGTCAACTACCGTGAGTCCTACGGCATGTATGCCTGCAACGGCATTCTGTTCAACCACGAGTCGCCACGCCGTGGCGAGACCTTCGTGACCCGCAAGATCACCCGCGGCCTGGCGAACATCGCCCAGGGCCTGGAGAAATGCCTGCACATGGGCAACCTCGATGCGCTGCGCGACTGGGGCCACGCCAAGGATTACGTGCGCATGCAGTGGATGATGCTGCAGCAGGAGCAGGCCGAGGACTTCGTCATCGCCACCGGCGTGCAGTACTCGGTGCGTGAGTTCATCAAGTGGTCGGCCGCCGAGCTGGGTGTCCAGTTGCGCTTCGAAGGCAGTGGGGTAGATGAACGCGCCATCGTCGCCAGCGTCGAAGGGGACAAGGCGCCGGCGCTCAACGTGGGCGATGTGATCGTCCGCATCGATCCGCGCTACTTCCGGCCGGCTGAAGTTGAAACCTTGCTAGGCGATCCGACCCGAGCCAAAGAGCGGCTCGGCTGGACCCCGGAAATCACGGTGCAGGAAATGTGCGCCGAGATGGTCCGTGAAGACCTCAAGGTCGCCCAGCGCCACGCCCTGCTGAAAGAGCACGGCTTTGATATTCCAGTGAGTGTGGAGAACTGAACATGAATCGTGACGCACGTATTTTTGTCGCGGGACATCGTGGCATGGTGGGCTCGGCAATCGTCCGTCGCCTGCAGGCGTTGGGCTACACCAATCTGATCACCCGCGGGCGTGAAGAGCTCGACCTGGTCGACCAGGCCGCGGTGAACGCATTCTTCGCCGAGAACCGGATCGACCAGGTTTACATGGCGTCCGCCAAGGTCGGTGGCATCCATGCCAACAACACCTATCCGGCCGAGTTCATCTACCAGAACCTGATGGTCGAGGCGAACATCATCCATGCCGCGCACTGCAACGACGTGCAGAAGCTGCTGTTCCTCGGCTCATCGTGCATCTATCCGAAGTTCGCCGAGCAGCCGATGAAGGAAGAGGCGCTGGTGACCGGCGTGCTGGAGCCGACCAACGAGCCCTACGCGGTGGCCAAGATCGCCGGCATCAAGCTGTGCGAGAGCTACAACCGCCAGTATGGCCGCGACTACCGCAGCGTGATGCCGACCAACCTTTATGGTCCCAACGACAACTTCCACCCGGAAAACAGCCACGTGGTGCCCGCCTTGCTCAAGCGCTTCCACGAAGCGACTCAGCGTGGCGACAACCAGGTGGTGATCTGGGGCAGCGGCAAGCCGCAGCGCGAATTCCTGCACGTGGACGATATGGCGGCGGCCTGCGTGCACGTGATGGAGCTGGACGACCAGCTCTACCGAGCCCATACCCAGCCGATGCTGTCGCATATCAACGTGGGCACCGGCGTCGATTGCAGCATTCGAGAATTGGCGGAAACCATCGCCCGGGTGACCGAATACCAGGGCGAGCTGATCTTCGACAGCTCCAAGCCGGACGGTACACCGCGCAAGCTGATGGACGTCTCTCGCCTCAAGGCGCTCGGCTGGCAGTCGAGCATCAGCCTGGAGGACGGCCTGCGCGACGCCTATCGCTGGTTCGTTGAAAACCAGCACCTGGCTCGTCATTGATCGGCGATTGCGCCAGTGCGCCGCCGCACGACCGCGCAAGGACGCGTGTCGTGCCGCGGGTTTGGTCGCCGTCGCCGCCTAAGGTTTAAGCCTGCGGACTTTTTCGGCGCTGCTGTTGTCCATCCATGGCACATGACGCCACGTCGTGGCGAATTGCCTCACCGGCGCCATTCAGGTCGTCGGTTCGGTTCAGTGTTCGCCACGTTACACCTGGAGAATGGGGAAAGCGCTTGTTAAGGAAAGTTCTGGCGTACAAGAATCTGCTGTTCATGCTGCTGTTGCTGAATTCCACCTGCTTCTTCCTGACGGATGACAAGCGGGCGGGGATTCCGTATTTCCAGGAGCTGTTCCTGCTGATGGTGGTCGCCGCCACGGCCTGCCTGTTCGTAGCATGGAAGTGGGTTTATCAGTCCAAGACCAGCCTGTGGATCATTTTCATGGGCTGCTTGCTGCCGCTGATATCCGCCGTGCTGGCCAACCTGAACTTCGGCCAGCCGCTGGCCTATGGGTTGCTGGAGGAGCGGCGCTTCTTCCAGTACCTGGTGTTCTTCCCCACGCTGTTCCTGCTGCTTAAAGCGGGCCCTACCCAGGAAGAGCTGGGCAAGTACTTCCTGTACGT includes the following:
- a CDS encoding glycosyltransferase family 4 protein → MKVLHLVAGELTGGAARGAYWLHQGLRSLGVDSRVYTNSQVTHGDTSVVSVSRSKKDKIISIARSQADQAFASLYRGRPSGMFSAGVMGADFTDSAECREADVIHLHWINGGFVDIKHLAKLRKPVVWTMRDMWPMTGGCHYAMGCERFTTGCGSCEQLGSTSDRDLSRFVLNRKRKYLPKSMKMIGISDWVSEQARQSELFRDFDVRTIHNNVDASEFFPLDKTLARQLLGLNTEKQIILTGCTSAKDTYKGFGKYLEMLEHLDPAKYHLCFFGKLDQSIADGLGFDYTSFGYLHDSISLRLLYSAADVFIAPSLMEAFGKTLAEAMGCGTPVVCFDATGPKDIVTHLHDGYKAAPFEARGLAEGVEWITGEADYPTLARNARDKITSTFDSPVIARQYQALYEEMLA
- the gmd gene encoding GDP-mannose 4,6-dehydratase encodes the protein MEKKRALITGITGQDGSYLAEFLLEKGYEVHGIKRRASLFNTQRVDHLYQDHHVENQNFVLHYGDLTDSSNLTRIIQEVQPDEVYNLGAQSHVAVSFESPEYTADVDGMGTLRILEAIRLLGLEKKTRFYQASTSELYGLVQEIPQKETTPFYPRSPYAVAKLYAYWITVNYRESYGMYACNGILFNHESPRRGETFVTRKITRGLANIAQGLEKCLHMGNLDALRDWGHAKDYVRMQWMMLQQEQAEDFVIATGVQYSVREFIKWSAAELGVQLRFEGSGVDERAIVASVEGDKAPALNVGDVIVRIDPRYFRPAEVETLLGDPTRAKERLGWTPEITVQEMCAEMVREDLKVAQRHALLKEHGFDIPVSVEN
- the fcl gene encoding GDP-L-fucose synthase, with amino-acid sequence MNRDARIFVAGHRGMVGSAIVRRLQALGYTNLITRGREELDLVDQAAVNAFFAENRIDQVYMASAKVGGIHANNTYPAEFIYQNLMVEANIIHAAHCNDVQKLLFLGSSCIYPKFAEQPMKEEALVTGVLEPTNEPYAVAKIAGIKLCESYNRQYGRDYRSVMPTNLYGPNDNFHPENSHVVPALLKRFHEATQRGDNQVVIWGSGKPQREFLHVDDMAAACVHVMELDDQLYRAHTQPMLSHINVGTGVDCSIRELAETIARVTEYQGELIFDSSKPDGTPRKLMDVSRLKALGWQSSISLEDGLRDAYRWFVENQHLARH